In the genome of Saccharomonospora viridis DSM 43017, one region contains:
- a CDS encoding thiolase family protein, producing MSDVFVLDAVRTPFGRYGGALSGVRPDDLAAHVLQALGERNDLDPATVDEVVFGNANGAGEDNRNVARMATLLAGWPTSVPGSTVNRLCGSGLDAVIQASRQVALGEASVAVAGGVESMSRAPWVLPKPEKAFPNGNETLYSTALGWRMVNPRMPKEWTVSLGESTELLAERYGIGREAQDEFALRSHRAAARAWDEGFYDDHVVPVEGTDLRRDEGIRPDTSAEKLAKLKPVFRADGTVTAGNASPLNDGASAVLLADQAGADRLGATPLARIAGRGAAGVDPDVFGIGPVKAAEIALQRAGIGWGDLAAVELNEAFAAQSLACLADWPELDPEIVNVHGGAIAIGHPLGASGGRILGTLAHALRKRGGGWGLAAICIGVGQGLAVVLEA from the coding sequence GTGAGTGACGTGTTCGTGCTCGATGCGGTGCGGACACCGTTCGGGCGTTACGGGGGAGCACTGTCGGGCGTGCGCCCCGATGATCTCGCCGCGCATGTGTTGCAGGCCTTGGGCGAACGCAACGACCTCGATCCCGCCACGGTCGACGAGGTGGTGTTCGGCAATGCGAACGGCGCGGGCGAGGACAACCGCAACGTGGCCCGCATGGCGACTCTGCTCGCCGGTTGGCCGACGAGCGTTCCCGGCAGCACGGTCAACCGGCTGTGCGGTTCGGGTCTGGACGCCGTGATCCAGGCGAGCAGGCAGGTCGCGCTCGGCGAGGCGTCGGTGGCGGTCGCGGGAGGCGTGGAGTCGATGAGCCGCGCGCCGTGGGTGCTGCCCAAACCGGAGAAGGCGTTCCCGAACGGCAACGAGACGCTGTACTCCACGGCCTTGGGTTGGCGCATGGTCAACCCGAGGATGCCGAAGGAGTGGACGGTGTCGCTGGGGGAGAGCACGGAGCTGCTGGCCGAGCGGTACGGCATCGGCCGCGAAGCCCAGGACGAGTTCGCCTTGCGCAGTCACCGGGCCGCGGCCCGCGCCTGGGACGAGGGGTTCTACGACGACCACGTCGTTCCGGTGGAAGGCACGGATCTCCGCCGTGACGAGGGGATTCGTCCGGACACCTCCGCCGAGAAGCTCGCCAAGCTCAAGCCGGTGTTCCGCGCCGACGGCACGGTGACGGCGGGCAACGCCTCTCCACTCAACGACGGTGCGTCCGCGGTGTTGCTCGCGGACCAGGCGGGTGCGGACCGGCTCGGCGCGACCCCGCTGGCCCGGATCGCGGGTCGGGGTGCCGCGGGGGTGGACCCGGACGTGTTCGGCATCGGTCCGGTGAAGGCCGCCGAGATCGCGTTGCAGCGCGCGGGCATCGGCTGGGGGGACCTGGCGGCGGTGGAGTTGAACGAGGCGTTCGCCGCGCAGTCGCTGGCTTGTCTCGCCGATTGGCCGGAGCTCGATCCCGAGATCGTCAACGTCCACGGTGGAGCCATCGCCATCGGGCACCCGCTGGGTGCCTCGGGTGGACGTATCCTCGGCACGCTCGCGCACGCGTTGCGGAAACGCGGCGGTGGTTGGGGCCTGGCGGCCATCTGCATCGGCGTGGGCCAGGGACTGGCCGTGGTGCTCGAAGCGTGA
- a CDS encoding CoA transferase subunit A, whose protein sequence is MAEIVSLAEAVSALVHDGDTVALEGFTHLIPHAAGHEIIRQGRKELTLTRMTPDIVYDQLIGAGCARKLIFSWGGNPGVGSLHRFRDAVQNSWPVPLEIEEHSHAGMANRYVAGASGLPFAVLRGYSGTDLPRHTGTIAEITCPFTGEKLAAVPALNPDVSIIHAQRADRRGNVQLWGLVGVQKEAVLAARRSLVTVEEIVDELEPVPDQVILPSWAVTYVAEVPRGAHPSYAQGYYERDNDYYRRWDAISRDRDAFQAWVRETVFGAEVTTK, encoded by the coding sequence GTGGCTGAGATCGTTTCCTTGGCCGAGGCCGTGTCCGCGCTCGTGCACGACGGCGACACGGTGGCGCTCGAAGGATTCACCCACCTGATTCCGCACGCGGCGGGACACGAGATCATCCGACAGGGGCGTAAGGAGCTCACCCTCACGCGGATGACCCCGGACATCGTGTACGACCAGCTCATCGGTGCCGGGTGTGCGCGTAAGTTGATCTTCTCCTGGGGCGGGAACCCCGGGGTCGGCTCGCTGCACCGCTTCCGTGACGCGGTACAGAACTCCTGGCCGGTGCCGCTGGAGATCGAAGAACACAGTCACGCCGGTATGGCCAACCGCTACGTGGCCGGCGCGTCCGGACTGCCTTTCGCGGTGTTGCGCGGTTACTCGGGTACCGACCTGCCCCGTCACACCGGCACGATCGCCGAGATCACCTGTCCGTTCACGGGCGAGAAGCTCGCGGCAGTCCCCGCGCTGAACCCCGACGTGTCGATCATCCACGCGCAGCGGGCGGACCGTCGGGGCAACGTCCAGCTGTGGGGCCTGGTCGGGGTGCAGAAAGAAGCCGTGCTCGCCGCCCGGCGCAGCCTGGTCACCGTCGAGGAGATCGTCGACGAGCTCGAACCCGTGCCGGACCAGGTCATCCTGCCCAGCTGGGCGGTCACCTACGTCGCCGAGGTGCCCCGCGGGGCGCATCCGTCGTACGCGCAGGGCTACTACGAGCGCGATAACGACTACTACCGACGTTGGGACGCGATCAGCAGGGACCGCGACGCTTTCCAGGCATGGGTGCGTGAGACGGTGTTCGGTGCGGAGGTGACCACGAAATGA
- a CDS encoding CoA-transferase subunit beta has product MSATTTQSSATDYTSDEMMSIAAARALTGNTRCFVGIGLPSTAANVARRTHAPDLVLIYESGTLGSKPDRLPASIGDGILAETADAVISVPEVFNYWLQPGRIDVGFLGAAQIDRFGNINTTVIGDDYANPKVRLPGAGGAPEIAGSCGEVFVVVRQSKRSFVEKVDFVTSVGHGQGKGDRERLGLRGAGPTLVITDLGVLRPDPDTCELVLTQVHPGVDVEQVREATGWQLRVSPELSTTEPPTEQELTVLRALKEAS; this is encoded by the coding sequence ATGAGCGCGACCACCACACAGTCGTCGGCGACGGACTACACCTCCGACGAGATGATGTCGATCGCCGCCGCCAGGGCGCTCACCGGTAACACCCGGTGCTTCGTCGGCATCGGCCTCCCTTCCACGGCCGCCAACGTCGCGCGCCGTACGCACGCGCCGGATCTGGTGCTCATCTACGAATCGGGCACGCTCGGCTCCAAGCCCGACCGCCTGCCCGCCTCGATCGGTGACGGCATCCTCGCGGAGACTGCCGACGCGGTGATCAGCGTGCCGGAGGTGTTCAACTACTGGCTCCAGCCGGGGCGCATCGACGTCGGTTTCCTCGGTGCCGCCCAGATCGACCGCTTCGGCAACATCAACACCACCGTCATCGGCGACGATTACGCCAATCCGAAGGTCCGACTGCCGGGCGCGGGTGGCGCGCCCGAGATCGCCGGTTCGTGCGGCGAAGTGTTCGTGGTGGTGCGGCAGAGCAAACGCAGTTTCGTGGAGAAGGTCGACTTCGTGACCTCGGTCGGCCACGGCCAGGGCAAGGGTGACCGGGAACGCCTCGGTCTCCGTGGGGCCGGACCGACGTTGGTGATCACCGACCTCGGCGTGCTGCGTCCCGATCCCGACACCTGCGAGTTGGTGTTGACCCAGGTGCATCCCGGGGTGGACGTGGAGCAGGTGCGCGAGGCGACGGGTTGGCAACTGCGGGTCTCGCCCGAACTGTCGACGACCGAACCGCCGACGGAGCAGGAACTGACCGTCCTGCGTGCTTTGAAGGAGGCATCGTGA
- the pcaH gene encoding protocatechuate 3,4-dioxygenase subunit beta, which translates to MSTSTESGLILPRYRRDPEGTHPPLNSPEYRSTQLRYPKQPLVLLPHKLTEVTGPLLGYGRVGELDNDLTRQHPQEPQGQRILVHGRLLDGDGKPIPNSLIEIWQANAGGRYRHVWDNWPSPIDPNFDGVGRTITDDEGRYEFITIKPGAYPWKNHDNAWRPSHIHFSVFGTAFTQRLVTQMYFPDDPLFFQDPIFNSIPDEKARQRLISSFDLSRTVPEWALAFRFDIVVRGREATPFENPEDEEDE; encoded by the coding sequence ATGAGTACGTCAACGGAGTCGGGATTGATCCTGCCGAGGTATCGACGGGACCCTGAGGGGACACATCCGCCGTTGAACTCGCCGGAATACCGTTCGACCCAGTTGCGGTATCCGAAGCAGCCGTTGGTGTTGTTGCCGCACAAACTGACCGAGGTGACGGGTCCGTTGTTGGGCTACGGCCGGGTCGGCGAGTTGGACAACGACCTCACGCGGCAGCACCCGCAGGAACCCCAGGGGCAGCGCATCCTGGTGCACGGGCGCCTGCTCGACGGTGACGGCAAACCGATCCCGAATTCGCTGATCGAGATCTGGCAGGCGAACGCGGGTGGTCGGTATCGGCACGTGTGGGACAACTGGCCGAGTCCGATCGACCCGAACTTCGACGGTGTGGGCCGTACGATCACCGACGACGAGGGCCGGTACGAGTTCATCACCATCAAGCCGGGGGCGTATCCGTGGAAGAACCACGACAACGCCTGGCGTCCCTCGCACATCCACTTCTCCGTGTTCGGTACGGCGTTCACCCAGCGGCTCGTCACGCAGATGTACTTCCCCGACGATCCGCTGTTCTTCCAGGACCCGATCTTCAATTCGATTCCGGACGAGAAGGCGCGGCAGCGGTTGATCTCGTCGTTCGATCTGAGCCGGACGGTGCCGGAATGGGCGTTGGCGTTCCGTTTCGACATCGTGGTGCGAGGCAGGGAAGCGACGCCGTTCGAAAACCCGGAGGACGAAGAGGACGAGTGA